In the genome of Thermodesulfobacteriota bacterium, the window CTTTGTACGTAGCGGTCCGTGTCTCCATCGCGAAGCGCGAGGATGCCAAGGTCCACGAGCAATCGAAGCGCGTCTACGAACGCCCTTCGTTCTCCGGCGGCATCAGGGTCGAACCGGCGCAGATTTCCGCTCTCCGCGCTCGATTCGGCCACGAGTTCCGCGAGCCGTGCCAGCGTGGTCTGGGCCGGACTGTCATCGAGAGCAGCGAGGGTAAGACAGAAGAGCGTGTAACGACGAGGGTCGAACGCCGGCTTCCGAGTGCACCTGGCGGGCCTCGTGGCGTCGGCCCGCCAGGGAACCTTGAAGAGGCGTGCAAGACCTGCCGCCGGGTCTACCAGGAGCTTCCACCCGGGTTGCTCCGCGAACCAGTCCCCCAGCCACTGCCGATGACGGACGATCTGGGGAAAGATCTCTGGGTGATTGCGCGCCGTGGTGAAGGGATGCCGAAGAAGGTGACGGAGTGCGGCCTTGCGTTCGCTTCGAAGAGTCGCCTCCAGTGCGATGGCTAGGGTGGTGTCGCTCATTGCGCGACCGCCCCCAGCAGTCCGGCGGCCTTCTTTCGCGGGAGGCGCAGGGAGCCTGCTGTGGTCTCGCTCACGGTGAGGCAGTAGTCCCGGCAGCGAAGACGGCCCCTGGGGGTGATGAGCGTCACCCGTCGCGAGTCGGAGTCCCCGGGCAACTCTAGCGTGATCGAGAGACGGCCGTCGGAGGTCTGCGTGCTGCGCGCCCGGTCGAGCTGTCGGGGTGCACTGAGGGCCTCATCGAGCAGTTCCAGCAAGAGATCGAACTCGTTTGCATCCAGTGTCGCGATGTCACTCAGCCAGAGCGGGCCCCTGTCCGCAAAGCGCCGGACCGCGGCCTCCAGCTGTTCCCTTTCCCGCCTGCGTCGTTGCGCGATCCACTCCTTTTCGCGGCTGTGATCCGCTACCGGTGATGGCCGCCCCGCGTGGCTCACCTCCCCACGGGTCCGCAACCGGACAGGTACCTCCGAGGGAGGCGCATCCCACCAGGATGTTCCGGGACTTGTGGTCTCGACGTCCTCCTCTGCCAAGTGAAAGTGGCGAGCCGACCCGAGACCGAAGGCCGCGTGCCAGAGTTCGTGCGCCTCGCTCTCGGTCTCGCAGATCGCGAACCAGTGCGCGAGAACGCGGAAGTCCGCCGCCCTGTCGATGGGGCGGCTTCGCCGATCGTTGAGGCGTCCGAGGGTACGGGTGAGCCCAATCACGGCTCCGACGGCGACCCCT includes:
- a CDS encoding TIGR02678 family protein, whose product is MSDTTLAIALEATLRSERKAALRHLLRHPFTTARNHPEIFPQIVRHRQWLGDWFAEQPGWKLLVDPAAGLARLFKVPWRADATRPARCTRKPAFDPRRYTLFCLTLAALDDSPAQTTLARLAELVAESSAESGNLRRFDPDAAGERRAFVDALRLLVDLGILALRDGDTDRYVQ